In the genome of Pseudomonas protegens, one region contains:
- a CDS encoding helix-turn-helix transcriptional regulator, translating to MKRKQSIESIRWDLALRYRLIETVVWWEGRLTTNHLMQSFGISRQQASKDINTYINEHAPKNLEYDKHLKGYVPSRRFQPLFIDDSASAYLHLLNQNHERAPHIEGLALAYAHTEVLAVPDRSVRPEVLRPLLKACRDGLRLECEYVSFTSPGGETRLIAPHTLVYTGMRWHVRAYCEKNRDYRDFVLSRFRGIPDLMDDPTDHGRESDPGWTTLLQVIIEPDSRLKPEQRAIIEADYGMRDGRLPIETRGSLVQYVLQRYQIDPTKVHAKATAQQIVVANLDELQPWLYH from the coding sequence ATGAAACGCAAGCAGTCGATCGAGTCCATACGTTGGGATCTAGCACTGCGCTATCGTCTGATCGAGACAGTGGTCTGGTGGGAAGGCCGCCTGACCACCAATCACCTGATGCAGAGCTTCGGCATCAGCCGTCAACAAGCGTCGAAGGACATCAACACCTACATCAACGAACATGCGCCGAAGAACCTCGAATATGACAAGCATTTGAAGGGATACGTCCCAAGCCGCCGCTTCCAACCGCTGTTCATCGATGACAGCGCCAGTGCCTATCTGCACCTTCTCAACCAGAACCATGAGCGCGCCCCACACATCGAGGGTCTGGCACTTGCTTATGCACACACAGAGGTATTAGCAGTGCCGGATCGCTCGGTACGGCCGGAAGTGCTGCGTCCGCTGCTAAAAGCCTGCCGGGATGGTCTGCGCCTGGAGTGCGAGTATGTGTCCTTCACCAGCCCCGGTGGCGAAACTCGCCTGATCGCCCCGCACACCTTGGTTTACACCGGAATGCGCTGGCACGTGCGGGCCTATTGCGAGAAGAATCGGGATTATCGCGACTTCGTTCTGAGCCGATTCCGCGGCATACCGGATCTGATGGATGATCCTACAGACCACGGCCGCGAGAGTGATCCGGGCTGGACCACCTTGCTGCAGGTGATCATCGAACCCGACTCGCGTCTGAAACCGGAACAACGCGCCATCATCGAGGCCGACTACGGCATGCGGGATGGCCGACTGCCAATCGAAACCCGTGGCTCACTAGTGCAATACGTGCTGCAGCGCTATCAGATCGACCCAACCAAAGTGCATGCCAAGGCGACAGCGCAGCAGATTGTCGTCGCCAACCTGGATGAGCTGCAGCCTTGGCTGTACCACTGA
- a CDS encoding ATP-binding protein, with product MTPYLPPRESLTVEFKSDRSKLPDRELIEALVCLANAEGGELWLGVEDDGTPTGLHAEHRLLEGLAGMVAARTSPSLNVRAEAVELDGVTVACIHIPKSQGDVATTSGVYLRRRLKHDGTPECVAMLPHERSSRASNFGLLDVSAQPVAGATLADLDPLERERLRQAVQQYGGDRMLLELDDEALDGALLLTVRQPDGSRVPTLTGLLLVGRETSIRQLVPTHEFAFQVLAQQAVRFNEFRRFPLLKALDWLETNFRPYNPEEELQVGLFRVPVPKVDLGAFREAVANALVHRDYHGRGAVHVRLEDDALVISNPGGLVDGVTLANLLVTEPRPRNPALADAMKRIGVVERSGRGVDKIFRGMLKFGRPAPDYSYTNAQSVVLRLPTAEADLDFRRLVVEHERATHAELPIDSLIALAALRESKRVTTDELAVLIQRDATSAKRTLEALTEAGLVEAHGSTRGRSYTLSASLYQAAGDKAAYTRQAGFTTIQHEQMVFNYVQQHGQIQRAEVMDLCRLSPDQAAKLLKRMKDKGALIQQGERRWAVYKLG from the coding sequence ATGACGCCGTACCTGCCACCCCGAGAATCCCTCACCGTCGAGTTCAAGAGCGACCGCAGCAAGCTCCCCGACCGCGAGCTAATCGAAGCACTGGTCTGCTTGGCCAACGCCGAGGGCGGCGAGCTGTGGCTGGGCGTAGAAGATGATGGCACACCCACCGGCCTACATGCCGAGCACCGCCTGCTGGAGGGGCTGGCCGGTATGGTGGCAGCGCGCACCTCGCCTTCACTGAACGTACGGGCCGAAGCGGTCGAATTGGACGGGGTAACCGTGGCATGCATCCATATACCCAAGTCCCAGGGCGACGTGGCTACCACCAGTGGCGTGTACCTGCGCCGCCGCTTGAAGCACGACGGCACACCCGAATGCGTGGCGATGCTGCCCCATGAGCGCAGCAGCCGTGCGAGCAACTTCGGCCTGCTCGATGTCTCCGCACAGCCAGTGGCCGGTGCCACCCTGGCCGACCTCGACCCGCTGGAGCGCGAACGCCTGCGCCAGGCCGTGCAACAGTACGGCGGCGACCGCATGCTACTGGAACTGGACGACGAAGCCCTCGACGGCGCACTGCTGCTCACCGTACGCCAACCCGACGGTTCGCGGGTGCCAACCCTGACCGGCCTGTTGCTGGTTGGCCGGGAAACCTCTATTCGCCAACTGGTGCCCACTCACGAATTCGCCTTCCAAGTGCTGGCCCAGCAGGCCGTTCGCTTCAACGAGTTCCGTCGCTTCCCGCTGCTCAAGGCACTGGACTGGCTGGAAACCAACTTCCGCCCCTATAACCCGGAAGAAGAGCTGCAAGTCGGTCTGTTCCGCGTGCCAGTGCCCAAGGTCGACCTCGGCGCCTTTCGCGAAGCCGTGGCCAATGCCCTGGTCCACCGCGACTACCACGGTCGCGGCGCGGTGCATGTGCGCCTGGAGGACGATGCCCTGGTGATCAGCAACCCGGGTGGCTTAGTCGACGGCGTAACCCTGGCCAACCTGCTGGTGACCGAACCGCGCCCGCGCAACCCGGCCCTGGCCGACGCCATGAAGCGTATCGGCGTGGTCGAACGCTCCGGCCGCGGCGTGGACAAGATCTTTCGCGGCATGCTCAAGTTTGGCCGCCCGGCACCGGATTACAGCTACACCAATGCCCAGAGCGTGGTGCTGCGCCTGCCCACCGCCGAGGCCGACCTGGATTTTCGCCGCCTGGTGGTCGAACACGAACGCGCCACCCACGCCGAGTTGCCTATCGACAGCCTGATCGCCCTGGCCGCCCTGCGCGAAAGCAAGCGCGTCACGACCGATGAACTGGCTGTGCTGATCCAGCGCGACGCCACCAGCGCCAAACGCACTCTGGAAGCCCTGACCGAAGCCGGTTTGGTGGAAGCCCATGGGTCCACCCGAGGTCGCAGCTATACCCTGTCGGCCAGCCTGTATCAGGCCGCAGGCGACAAGGCTGCCTATACCCGCCAGGCAGGCTTCACAACCATTCAGCATGAACAGATGGTGTTTAACTATGTGCAGCAGCATGGGCAGATCCAGCGCGCGGAAGTGATGGATCTGTGCCGGCTCTCGCCTGATCAGGCGGCAAAGCTGCTTAAACGCATGAAAGACAAAGGCGCTCTGATACAGCAAGGTGAGCGACGCTGGGCGGTCTATAAGCTCGGCTAA